The Sulfurimonas sp. genome includes the window ATAGATGTAGTAATACAAGCTACAGGTCTTTATCGTGATACTTTTCCTAATGTTATGAGAGTGATTAATGAAGGTGTTGAGAAGATTGCAGCTCTCAAAGAAGAGCATAATTATGTTCGACAACATGCTTTATCTTTGAAAAAAATGCTCTTAGATAAAGGATATGATGAAAAAGAAGCTCAGTATCTTTCAACCATCCGTATGTTTTCTGCCGCACAAGGTAAATATGGAAATGGCGTTTCAGGCACTGTGTCTGTTTCTGAGACTTGGGATAAAGAAACAAGAATCGCTGAGAACTATATCCGAACTTCAGGGTATATTTATGGTTCTGATGAGTCTAGATGGGGAACAAGATTAAAAGATGTAGACATGTTTGCACAAAATTTAAAAGGTACAGATGCTGTAATGTTTAGTCGTACCTCAAACTTGTATGGGATGATGACATCTGATGACCCTTATGGATATTTTGGCTCAATTGCATTGGCTATTCGTCATTTAGATGGTAAAAGTCCACAGATGCTAATCTCAAATCTAAGAGATCCAAATAATGCAAAGATGCAAGATGTTAGTGAATTTATTTCTAATGAATTGCGTTCAAGATACTACAACCCTAAATGGATAAAAGAGATGCAAGATAGTGGCTATAGTGGTGCTACTCGTGTTTTAGATGTAGTAAATAATTTTTGGGGATGGCAGGTGGTTTATCCCGAGGGTGTTCGTTCAGACCAATGGCAAGAATTTGTAGAGATTTACTATGATGATAAGTATGATATGAACATGGATGAATGGTTTGAAAAAACAAATCCTACTGCTCGTGCGCAAATGGCAGAAGTGATGCTAGAAGCTGTTAGAAAGGGCTATTTTCAAACAGATGCTAAAACAATTAAAAAGCTTGTGGAGACTTTAGAAGAAATATCAAAAAAATACAATCATAAAACTCTAAATAACAAACTCAAAGATTTTATTAAGGCCCAAAAAGCGGCAGGATATGGCTTGAGTATACCTATTGCCACTCCTGTTGCAAATGCTCTAAAAGCACAGAGTAAGCCAGTTGTAAAAGTAAAACCTAAAATTAAAGGACAAAAACTTGAAGAAGTAAAAAAAGATATAAAAGAAAAAGTTAACTATGACACTTATGCTATGTGGATGTTTATTTTATTTTTAGTCTTTATCGGAGCTTTTTTAGAGATGCGAAATAACAAAAAAGAAAGTTTAAAGTAAAAATTATGATAAAAAAGAGTGAAGATTTTAGTTTTTTAATTGGTGCAATTATCACTACTCTCGTGATGGCATCACTCTTTTTTGCTAAAGATATTAAAAAGTTTGAGACTCTTAGTGAAAGAGCCTCTAAAACAGAGTCCATACACTATGTAACCATAGTAGATGTAACAAAGAAAGTAGAAACAAAGAAATACAAAAAACCTATAAAAAAACCACAAAAAAGAATAAAAAAAGAAGTAGTTAAAGTGGTTAAAAAGTTAATAAAAAAACCAAAGCTTATAGATGAAGCTGCTCAAATAAAAGAAAAAATAGTACAAAAACAGAAGTTATTTGAAAAAGAATTAGAAGAACAACTTTTACAAGAAGAGTTAGCAAGGCAAAAAGAGTTTAGAAAAAGACAGTTAGCTAAAAAGAACCTTCTGGAAAAAGAAAAAGATATATATTTATCGGAGTTAGCAGCGTGGATAAAACAACATTTAAAATACCCACGACATGCAAGAAGAATGAATCAACAAGGCGTTGTCAAAATCTCCTTTATTATTACAAAACATGGACACATAGAGTCAGTAAAGATAGATTCACCTTGTCCATATAAGAGGCTAAATAAGGCGGCAAAGATGCTTTTAGTAGAACTAAATCGTTTTAAGCCACTGCCTGAAAATTTAGATAAATGGGAATTAAATGTGCCAATAATATATGCACTAAAGGATTAAAAAATGCAATACTATTTAGATAAAGGTGGAGTAATTATGTATATATTATTCGCCATGGCAATAGTAGGAACGATAATAATAATATGGAAAATAGCTTCTATTACGCTTTTTAAATTTCGTACAAGAAATATTGATTTACCATCAGATAAAGCAGAATTAAGAGCAGCTGCTTTAATTGCACCACTTGAGATGGGGCTTACAACTCTTAAGATTGTATCAACGATATCACCACTTTTAGGGCTTCTTGGCACGGTTCTTGGGATATTTATGGCATTTGAAGGGATTATGGTGCATGGACTTGGTGATCCAACACAGTTTGCAAAAGGTATCTCAACTGCACTAATCACAACGGTTGGTGGATTAGTTG containing:
- a CDS encoding energy transducer TonB — translated: MIKKSEDFSFLIGAIITTLVMASLFFAKDIKKFETLSERASKTESIHYVTIVDVTKKVETKKYKKPIKKPQKRIKKEVVKVVKKLIKKPKLIDEAAQIKEKIVQKQKLFEKELEEQLLQEELARQKEFRKRQLAKKNLLEKEKDIYLSELAAWIKQHLKYPRHARRMNQQGVVKISFIITKHGHIESVKIDSPCPYKRLNKAAKMLLVELNRFKPLPENLDKWELNVPIIYALKD
- a CDS encoding MotA/TolQ/ExbB proton channel family protein: MQYYLDKGGVIMYILFAMAIVGTIIIIWKIASITLFKFRTRNIDLPSDKAELRAAALIAPLEMGLTTLKIVSTISPLLGLLGTVLGIFMAFEGIMVHGLGDPTQFAKGISTALITTVGGLVVAIPAYIFYNYFIGELDKTEQILIQKIAGIYEAS